In one window of Henckelia pumila isolate YLH828 chromosome 1, ASM3356847v2, whole genome shotgun sequence DNA:
- the LOC140889647 gene encoding uncharacterized protein: MEALRFEDLNGQQKKWLEVYCGLCPSVALKYDDLLHSDNNLEPAISFDFDPRPQFQKASSTPPRSMGLECCHPLDKNSEHLVHSNSTCCLPVNDETRSSGAEEEYSSVYSSDEDYSSIQKPAFLVTGEPDFDSGPPQDGLEYLRRVRWEASQIPDVTIAKIEKSELGKEQTIYMPQIPVIMDCPDNLLPLKQWEDTFLAYFSELRLGCLQLDLQGSKAENSIEFQSVIMEYLNSSLSGYGSCPSEASSSPHALEEPPSRTSDCLALSSILEIDSAARTSMLKKRISLIEKGSALPRNDYLWLFALCVAVDSPLDADTSASLRSLLIKCASLRAARKHMQMMKLSC; encoded by the exons ATGGAAGCACTGAGGTTTGAGGATTTGAACGGCCAACAGAAGAAGTGGCTCGAGGTTTATTGTGGGCTCTGTCCATCGGTGGCTCTGAAGTATGATGACCTGCTTCATTCTGATAATAATCTCGAGCCTGCCATTTCCTTTGATTTTGATCCTCGGCCACAGTTCCAAAAGGCTTCTTCTACTCCCCCCAGGTCTATGG GTTTAGAGTGCTGCCATCCTCTAGACAAAAATAGTGAACATCTTGTTCACTCAAACTCTACGTGCTGTCTCCCTGTCAATGATGAAACACGCAGCTCGGGTGCTGAAGAAGAGTACAGCTCTGTTTATAGTAGTGATGAAGACTACAGTAGCATTCAAAAGCCTGCATTTTTGGTCACAGGAGAACCTGATTTTGATTCTGGCCCTCCACAAGATGGATTGGAATACCTTAGGCGTGTAAG GTGGGAAGCTTCGCAAATTCCGGACGTGACGATTGCCAAGATTGAAAAAAGTGAACTTGGAAAAGAACAAACTATTTATATGCCACAAATTCCTGTAATTATGGATTGTCCGGATAACTTACTGCCGCTCAAACAGTGGGAAGACACCTTTCTTGCTTATTTTTCAGAGCTTAGACTG GGTTGTTTGCAACTCGACCTTCAGGGATCTAAGGCAGAAAATTCTATCGAATTTCAGTCAGTTATAATGGAATACTTGAACAGTTCCTTATCTGGATATGGTTCCTGCCCATCTGAAGCTTCTTCCTCCCCACATGCACTGGAAGAACCACCCAGTAGGACAAGTGACTGTCTGGCCTTATCTTCAATTTTAGAAATAGATTCAGCAGCTCGAACATCAATGTTAAAAAAGCGTATAAGTTTAATTGAGAAAGGAAGCGCATTACCTCGCAATGATTATTTATGGCTCTTTGCTCTTTGTGTCGCTGTTGATAGTCCTCTTGATGCTGACACAAGTGCATCTCTTCGGTCGTTACTTATAAAATGTGCAAGTTTACGAGCTGCGAGAAAGCATATGCAGATGATGAAGTTGTCATGCTAA